A genomic stretch from Komagataeibacter xylinus includes:
- a CDS encoding aminopeptidase P family protein produces MSPAPNRPEALRAALSRMGVDGFILPRGDEHLGEYVAPCAERLAWLTGFTGSAGLAAILPDRAAVFSDGRYITQMDQQVDGTIWERLHITRTPPAGWLAQHGASQRIGYDPRLIAESALRPFSNAGLTLVPLAENPVDQIWTDRPAPPCTPCVPQPEAWAGQASTAKREALATSLQAAGEHALVLSDPASIAWLLNIRGTDVPYTPLSLSFAIVRDDGRVTLFIDPAKVAPQTRDWLGADVTLLPPSALEESLRALAPARVQVDPARNAIWFMQVLEQAGATVIRKDDPCQLPKAIKNPTEQEGSRRAHLLDGVAICRFLHWLDENAALTTELDAAEKLNGFRADCPDYREESFPAISGAGPNGAIIHYRVTPESNRALQANEVYLIDSGGQYPFGTTDITRTIWTGPDAPDAAVRDAFTRVLRGHIALARARFPTGVTGHALDALARHALWEGGLNYDHGTGHGIGSYLSVHEGPATISPVFRPVALHAGMILSNEPGYYRPGAFGIRLENLHLIQPSTVGEANRSFLEFEVLTLAPFDRRLIDAASLSAAEIAWLDGYHARVFESIAPHLQTPARTWLAAACAPLHAG; encoded by the coding sequence ATGTCGCCAGCCCCGAACCGCCCCGAAGCCCTGCGCGCCGCCCTGAGCCGGATGGGCGTGGATGGCTTCATCCTGCCGCGTGGCGATGAGCATCTGGGCGAATATGTCGCCCCCTGCGCGGAACGGCTGGCCTGGCTCACCGGCTTTACCGGCAGCGCGGGGCTGGCGGCCATCCTGCCCGACCGCGCCGCCGTGTTCTCCGATGGGCGCTACATTACCCAGATGGACCAGCAGGTTGATGGCACGATCTGGGAGCGGCTGCACATTACCCGGACCCCGCCCGCAGGCTGGCTGGCGCAGCATGGCGCGAGCCAGCGCATCGGCTACGACCCACGCCTGATTGCCGAGAGCGCGCTGCGCCCGTTCAGTAATGCCGGGCTGACGCTCGTGCCGCTGGCTGAAAACCCGGTGGACCAGATCTGGACCGACCGCCCTGCCCCGCCCTGCACGCCCTGCGTGCCGCAGCCAGAAGCCTGGGCCGGGCAGGCCAGCACCGCCAAGCGCGAAGCCCTTGCCACCAGCCTGCAGGCCGCGGGCGAGCACGCACTGGTGCTGAGCGACCCGGCCTCGATTGCGTGGCTGCTCAACATTCGTGGCACCGATGTGCCCTACACCCCGCTCAGCCTGAGCTTTGCCATCGTGCGCGATGACGGGCGGGTGACGCTGTTCATCGACCCCGCCAAGGTAGCGCCGCAGACGCGCGACTGGCTGGGCGCCGACGTGACCCTGCTGCCACCCTCAGCGCTCGAGGAGAGTCTGCGCGCCCTGGCCCCGGCCCGTGTGCAGGTTGACCCCGCCCGCAATGCCATCTGGTTCATGCAGGTGCTGGAGCAGGCCGGTGCCACGGTCATCCGCAAGGATGATCCGTGCCAGTTGCCCAAGGCCATCAAGAACCCGACCGAGCAGGAAGGCAGCCGCCGCGCTCACCTGCTTGATGGTGTTGCGATCTGCCGCTTCCTGCACTGGCTGGATGAAAACGCGGCCCTTACTACGGAACTTGATGCCGCCGAAAAGCTCAACGGCTTTCGCGCCGACTGCCCCGATTACCGTGAGGAGAGCTTTCCCGCCATCTCCGGCGCGGGGCCGAACGGGGCCATCATCCACTACCGCGTCACCCCCGAAAGCAACCGGGCGCTACAGGCCAACGAGGTCTATCTGATCGATAGCGGCGGGCAGTATCCCTTTGGCACCACCGACATCACCCGCACCATCTGGACCGGGCCGGATGCGCCCGATGCGGCGGTGCGTGATGCCTTTACCCGCGTGCTGCGCGGGCATATCGCGCTTGCCCGCGCGCGCTTTCCCACCGGTGTGACCGGCCACGCGCTCGATGCGCTGGCCCGCCATGCCCTGTGGGAGGGCGGACTGAATTATGACCACGGCACCGGCCACGGCATTGGCAGCTATCTGTCGGTGCATGAGGGACCGGCCACGATCTCGCCCGTATTCCGGCCCGTGGCGCTGCATGCAGGCATGATCCTGTCTAACGAACCGGGCTATTACCGCCCCGGCGCGTTTGGCATCCGGCTTGAAAACCTGCATCTGATCCAGCCCAGCACCGTGGGCGAGGCCAACCGGTCGTTTCTGGAGTTCGAGGTGCTTACGCTCGCCCCCTTTGACAGGCGGCTGATTGATGCCGCCAGCCTGTCAGCAGCCGAAATTGCCTGGCTTGATGGCTATCATGCACGGGTTTTTGAAAGCATTGCCCCGCATCTGCAAACTCCGGCACGCACATGGCTTGCAGCCGCCTGCGCGCCGCTGCACGCCGGATAA
- a CDS encoding isocitrate/isopropylmalate dehydrogenase family protein: protein MSAEKTIPATLIPGDGIGPEIVDSVVEILDTVGAPFKWEKALGGVSALEATGSPLPKETIESIRRTGLALKGPLTTPVGGGFKSINVTLRQEFGLFANVRPTKTIVPGGRFENINLVIFRENLEGYYAALENYIPVGDDPHAIATSAGYTSRAECNRIVRYAFEYAVKNNRKRVTLVHKANILKLLTGLFLEEGRKVAKEYEGRVEVNERIVDACAMQLVTDPWQYDCIVTTNLFGDILSDLTAGLVGGLGLAPGANIGEKAAVFEAVHGSAPDIAGQNKANPTSLLLAANMMLQHVGRQDLATRIDKAIEKVISSGAVRTGDLGGKASTTDLTAALKQAVS from the coding sequence ATGTCTGCAGAAAAAACAATTCCCGCTACCCTGATTCCCGGTGATGGAATCGGGCCTGAAATTGTCGACTCCGTTGTCGAGATCCTTGATACGGTTGGCGCCCCCTTCAAATGGGAAAAGGCGCTTGGTGGCGTTTCCGCCCTTGAGGCTACCGGCAGCCCGCTGCCCAAGGAGACGATCGAGAGCATCCGCCGCACCGGCCTTGCGCTGAAAGGCCCGCTGACCACGCCCGTCGGTGGCGGCTTCAAGTCCATCAACGTGACACTGCGCCAGGAGTTCGGCCTGTTCGCGAATGTACGCCCCACAAAAACGATCGTGCCGGGCGGCCGCTTCGAGAACATCAATCTCGTCATCTTCCGCGAGAACCTCGAGGGCTATTACGCCGCACTCGAAAACTACATTCCCGTTGGTGACGACCCGCATGCCATCGCAACGAGCGCAGGCTACACCTCGCGCGCGGAATGCAACCGCATCGTGCGCTATGCCTTTGAATACGCGGTCAAGAACAACCGCAAGCGCGTGACGCTGGTGCACAAGGCCAACATCCTCAAGCTGCTGACCGGCCTGTTCCTTGAGGAAGGCCGCAAGGTCGCCAAGGAATATGAAGGCCGCGTGGAAGTGAACGAGCGCATCGTGGACGCCTGCGCCATGCAGCTCGTGACCGACCCCTGGCAGTATGACTGCATTGTCACCACCAACCTGTTTGGTGACATCCTGTCCGACCTGACCGCCGGTCTGGTTGGCGGCCTTGGCCTGGCACCAGGTGCGAATATTGGCGAGAAGGCCGCCGTGTTCGAGGCCGTGCATGGTTCCGCTCCTGACATTGCGGGCCAGAACAAGGCCAACCCGACCTCGCTGCTGCTCGCTGCCAACATGATGCTGCAGCATGTCGGCCGCCAGGACCTGGCAACCCGCATCGACAAGGCCATCGAGAAGGTCATCTCCTCGGGTGCCGTGCGCACCGGCGACCTTGGCGGCAAGGCCAGCACGACCGACCTGACGGCAGCGCTGAAGCAGGCTGTTTCCTGA
- the uraH gene encoding hydroxyisourate hydrolase, which yields MSTLSTHVLDLVSGKPAAGMGISLWAGQDCLFRGVTNADGRCPELGEQMGEMQPGAYRLEFAVADYFRAQGTTLSEPPFLDVVPIAFGMAAAGADGRGGHYHVPLLASPFGFSTYRGS from the coding sequence ATGAGCACGCTTTCCACCCATGTGCTTGATCTCGTATCGGGCAAGCCTGCTGCTGGCATGGGCATCAGCCTGTGGGCGGGGCAGGACTGCCTGTTCAGGGGCGTAACCAACGCTGATGGCCGCTGCCCTGAACTTGGCGAGCAGATGGGCGAGATGCAGCCCGGCGCCTACCGGCTGGAATTTGCCGTGGCAGATTATTTCCGCGCGCAGGGGACGACTTTGTCCGAGCCGCCTTTCCTTGATGTGGTGCCGATTGCGTTTGGCATGGCGGCAGCCGGGGCGGATGGCAGGGGAGGGCATTACCATGTGCCGCTTCTGGCCTCACCGTTCGGGTTTTCGACCTACCGCGGGAGCTGA
- the uraD gene encoding 2-oxo-4-hydroxy-4-carboxy-5-ureidoimidazoline decarboxylase yields the protein MNRVFDRVNSLSAVRFVELFGPIYEHSPWIAQRAHGHAPFSGHDSMLAAMALVLEQADEAEKMALIRAHPELAQRMGVDPTLTSASAAEQASAGLDRLTPDEFSSFRALNEAYAAKFGMPFIICVRRSDKQAILNGLRTRLENTPEAEQQTALAEINKIAALRLADVLERLEHEV from the coding sequence ATGAACCGTGTCTTTGACCGGGTAAATTCCCTCTCCGCCGTGCGGTTTGTGGAACTGTTTGGCCCGATATACGAGCATTCGCCCTGGATTGCCCAGCGTGCCCATGGTCACGCGCCCTTCAGCGGGCACGATTCCATGCTGGCCGCCATGGCGCTGGTGCTGGAACAGGCGGATGAAGCCGAAAAGATGGCCCTCATTCGCGCCCACCCCGAGCTTGCGCAGCGCATGGGGGTTGACCCCACGCTCACCTCGGCCTCGGCAGCCGAGCAGGCCTCCGCCGGGCTGGATCGGCTGACGCCTGATGAGTTTTCCAGCTTCCGCGCGCTCAATGAGGCCTATGCCGCCAAATTCGGCATGCCGTTCATCATCTGCGTGCGGCGTTCGGACAAGCAGGCCATCCTGAACGGGCTGCGGACCCGGCTGGAAAACACGCCCGAGGCCGAGCAGCAGACCGCGCTGGCCGAGATCAACAAGATCGCAGCACTTCGCCTGGCTGATGTGCTCGAACGCCTGGAGCATGAAGTATGA
- the puuE gene encoding allantoinase PuuE, with protein sequence MSDTGAYPRDMVGYAGNPPDAKWPGGARIAVQFVINYEEGAENSVLHGDRGSEAFLSEMVGAQSIPGARAIAMESLYEYGSRAGFWRLHRIFTQRKQPLTVFAVAAAMARNPAAVAAMKDAGWEIASHGLRWIDYQHVPEAVERAHILECIALHEKLTGSRPLGWYQGRTSPNTARIVAEEGGFVYDADSYADDLPYYDRSAGRAQLIVPYTLDVNDMRFVALNGFTEGEQFFNYLRDTFDELYEEGADKPRMMSVGLHCRVAGRPGRARAVARFLDYIAQREKVWVATRLDIARHWLETHPA encoded by the coding sequence ATGTCTGATACAGGTGCCTATCCGCGCGACATGGTTGGTTATGCCGGTAACCCGCCCGATGCAAAATGGCCTGGCGGGGCGCGGATCGCGGTCCAGTTCGTCATCAATTACGAGGAGGGGGCCGAGAACTCGGTCCTTCATGGCGATCGCGGGTCGGAGGCATTCCTGTCCGAGATGGTGGGGGCGCAGTCCATTCCCGGCGCCCGCGCCATTGCGATGGAAAGCCTGTATGAATACGGCTCGCGCGCCGGGTTCTGGCGGCTGCACCGCATCTTTACCCAGCGCAAACAGCCGCTTACGGTGTTTGCCGTGGCTGCCGCCATGGCGCGCAACCCTGCAGCAGTTGCCGCGATGAAGGATGCCGGGTGGGAGATCGCCTCCCACGGGCTGCGCTGGATCGACTACCAGCACGTGCCTGAAGCCGTTGAGCGCGCCCACATCCTTGAATGCATTGCGCTGCATGAAAAGCTGACCGGCTCGCGCCCGCTGGGCTGGTACCAGGGGCGCACCAGCCCCAATACCGCGCGCATCGTGGCGGAAGAAGGCGGCTTTGTGTACGACGCCGATTCCTACGCCGATGACCTGCCCTATTACGACCGCAGCGCGGGCCGGGCGCAGTTGATCGTGCCTTACACCCTTGATGTGAACGACATGCGCTTCGTGGCGCTGAACGGCTTTACCGAGGGCGAGCAGTTCTTCAACTACCTGCGCGACACGTTCGATGAACTCTACGAGGAAGGGGCGGATAAGCCGCGCATGATGTCGGTCGGCCTGCACTGCCGTGTGGCCGGTCGCCCGGGCCGTGCGCGGGCAGTGGCACGCTTCCTTGACTATATTGCCCAGCGCGAGAAGGTGTGGGTCGCCACCCGGCTGGACATTGCACGGCACTGGCTCGAGACGCATCCGGCATGA
- a CDS encoding alanine--glyoxylate aminotransferase family protein — protein sequence MTQTFFGQINPPARLLMGPGPVNAHPRVLRAMAADMLGQFDPEMTDYMNQTMELYRQVFMTNNRWTLLVDGTARAGIEAALVSLVEPGMKLLIVRAGRFGLLLSEIAQRIGADIVTLDLPWGEVASLEQIEDAIVTHRPHVLACIHGDTSTTMAQPLDGVGALCRRYDVLSYVDTTATLGGMEVATDRWGVDVVSSGLQKCMGGPPGSAPITISDRAAEHIFARRHVEAGIRGSDTTDGTRVRIPSNYFDLAMVMDYWSEKRLNHHTEATTMLYGAREAARVALEEGLQARFARHAAASRAVCAGLRAMGLELFGGDEHRMTNVTGVYIPKGIDGEKVRARMREDFEIEIGSAFGPLQGKIWRIGAMGYNAEKHKVLLTMGALETVLRHEGHGFSAGSGVDAALAAYND from the coding sequence ATGACCCAGACCTTTTTCGGCCAGATCAACCCACCTGCCCGGCTGCTCATGGGGCCGGGGCCGGTCAACGCGCACCCGCGCGTGCTGCGTGCCATGGCGGCCGACATGCTGGGCCAGTTCGACCCCGAGATGACCGATTACATGAACCAGACGATGGAACTCTACCGTCAGGTGTTCATGACCAACAACCGCTGGACCCTGCTGGTTGATGGCACGGCGCGGGCCGGGATCGAGGCGGCGCTGGTCTCGCTGGTCGAGCCGGGCATGAAGCTGCTGATCGTGCGCGCGGGGCGTTTTGGCCTGCTGCTCTCCGAGATCGCGCAGCGCATCGGCGCCGATATCGTGACGCTGGACCTGCCCTGGGGCGAGGTCGCGAGCCTTGAACAGATCGAGGATGCCATCGTGACCCATCGCCCGCATGTGCTGGCGTGCATTCATGGCGATACGTCCACCACAATGGCCCAGCCGCTCGATGGGGTAGGCGCGCTGTGCCGCAGGTATGACGTGCTGTCCTATGTCGATACCACGGCCACCCTGGGCGGCATGGAAGTGGCCACCGACCGCTGGGGCGTGGATGTGGTGAGTTCGGGCCTGCAGAAATGCATGGGTGGCCCGCCGGGTTCCGCGCCCATCACCATCTCAGACCGCGCGGCCGAGCACATCTTCGCCCGCCGCCATGTCGAGGCCGGCATCCGGGGCAGCGACACGACCGATGGCACGCGCGTGCGCATTCCGTCGAACTATTTCGATCTGGCCATGGTTATGGATTACTGGTCCGAAAAGCGCCTGAACCATCACACCGAGGCCACCACCATGCTCTACGGCGCGCGTGAAGCCGCCCGCGTGGCGCTTGAGGAAGGGCTGCAGGCCCGCTTCGCCCGCCATGCAGCAGCATCGCGCGCGGTCTGCGCCGGGCTGCGCGCCATGGGGCTGGAACTGTTTGGCGGCGATGAACACCGCATGACCAACGTGACCGGCGTGTACATCCCCAAGGGCATTGATGGCGAGAAGGTGCGCGCGCGCATGCGCGAGGATTTCGAGATCGAGATCGGCTCCGCCTTCGGCCCGCTGCAGGGCAAGATCTGGCGCATCGGGGCCATGGGTTACAACGCTGAAAAGCACAAGGTGCTGCTGACCATGGGCGCGCTTGAAACCGTGCTGCGCCATGAAGGCCACGGCTTTAGCGCAGGCAGCGGCGTTGATGCTGCCCTTGCCGCCTATAACGACTGA
- a CDS encoding allantoate amidohydrolase, whose translation MVNARDSMDRPSGQRAVARCTELGRAPYSEMEGGLFRPYLGPSYRATCDRLATWMHAAGMTTRMDAAGNLLGRYEGLTPDAPVLLLGSHIDSVRDGGFFDGMLGVILGIEAVAHFAAEGKRFPFALEVIGFGDEEGSRFPSGMLTSHAVAGVLEAPDPAMSDWAETATLAKALAEFGLDVGQMHTASRKGEKILAYVEAHIEQGPVLEAEGRALGVVSAIAAQHRYRMTLRGMAGHAGTVSMDLRRDALAGAAEIILAAERIGRAGTQGLVATVGSLDVVPGAANVVPGEVVLTVDVRAGTNAVRDRAAQEILAVAHAVAQARHLALDVALQQDLDATPCDPRLTSFMEQAVRDVTGTDPRLLVSGAGHDAMIMAHLAPVSMLFVRCEGGISHNPAESVTDADTDAALRAMIAFIGLFERHFG comes from the coding sequence ATGGTAAACGCACGGGACAGCATGGACCGCCCTTCGGGCCAGCGCGCCGTTGCACGCTGCACCGAGCTGGGTCGCGCGCCGTATTCCGAGATGGAGGGCGGGCTGTTCCGCCCCTATCTCGGCCCATCCTACCGCGCCACCTGCGACCGGCTGGCTACGTGGATGCACGCGGCAGGCATGACCACGCGCATGGATGCGGCAGGCAACCTGCTGGGGCGCTACGAGGGCCTGACGCCGGATGCCCCGGTGCTGCTGCTCGGCTCGCATATCGACAGCGTGCGCGATGGCGGCTTTTTTGATGGCATGCTGGGGGTCATCCTCGGCATCGAGGCCGTGGCCCATTTCGCGGCAGAGGGCAAACGCTTCCCCTTCGCGCTGGAAGTGATCGGCTTTGGGGATGAGGAGGGCTCGCGCTTTCCCTCAGGCATGCTGACCTCGCATGCCGTGGCTGGCGTGCTCGAAGCGCCTGATCCCGCCATGAGCGACTGGGCCGAGACCGCGACACTGGCCAAGGCGCTGGCTGAATTCGGGCTGGATGTGGGCCAGATGCACACGGCATCACGCAAGGGCGAAAAGATCCTTGCCTATGTCGAGGCGCATATCGAGCAGGGGCCGGTGCTCGAGGCCGAGGGCCGCGCCCTTGGCGTGGTCAGCGCCATTGCCGCGCAGCACCGCTACCGCATGACCCTGCGCGGCATGGCGGGGCATGCAGGCACCGTATCGATGGACCTGCGGCGCGACGCGCTGGCAGGCGCTGCCGAGATCATCCTCGCTGCCGAGCGTATCGGCCGCGCGGGCACGCAGGGGCTGGTGGCTACCGTAGGCTCGCTCGATGTGGTGCCGGGTGCCGCCAACGTGGTGCCAGGCGAGGTGGTGCTGACCGTGGATGTGCGTGCGGGAACCAATGCGGTGCGCGACCGGGCCGCGCAGGAAATCCTGGCCGTGGCCCACGCGGTGGCGCAGGCGCGTCATCTCGCGCTGGACGTGGCCCTGCAGCAGGATCTCGACGCCACCCCATGTGATCCGCGCCTGACATCCTTCATGGAACAGGCCGTGCGGGACGTGACGGGTACTGACCCGCGCCTGCTGGTCAGCGGTGCCGGGCATGATGCCATGATCATGGCGCATCTGGCCCCGGTTTCCATGTTGTTCGTTCGTTGCGAGGGCGGTATCAGCCATAACCCCGCTGAATCCGTAACCGATGCGGATACGGATGCGGCCTTGCGGGCCATGATCGCCTTTATCGGACTTTTTGAGAGACATTTCGGATGA
- a CDS encoding gamma-glutamyltransferase family protein, which translates to MLNTPRSCRGMVTSPHHLASQAGLDVLKAGGTAIEAAVATAAALAVVYPHMTGIGGDAFWLTMWPDGRVETIDACGAAAGKADAAFYHAAGHDTIPWRGPLAANTVAGTVSGWEMALSWSHAMAPGLPLGRVLRDALYYAEQGVPVTAGAAEITRQKMDELKNVPGFAAQFMPGGKLPQAGDILHNPRLATTLRQLADEGLSSFYRGTVARELAADLQALGSPLTLADLQAHKATHQPALHARIHGADLYNMAPPTQGVASLLILALFDRLKAANADDFDYLHGLVEATKQAFRYRDTHVGDPAYMTVQAQDILDDRKALDRMAAAIDPNKAAPWPWQSQQGDTVWLGVIDSDGLAVSMIQSLYFEYGSGVVLPRTGVVWQNRGTSFGLDPQGWNGLRPGRKPFHTLNPAGARFEDGRTMVYGTMGGEGQPQTQAALFTRYARYGMPLQRAITAPRWLLGRTWGESSVSLKYEDRFDPEVIARMSAAGHQMERVAPFSSIMGHAGALVRHESGLLEGASDPRSDGCVAAW; encoded by the coding sequence ATGCTGAATACGCCGCGTTCATGCCGGGGGATGGTCACATCCCCCCACCACCTTGCCAGCCAGGCAGGCCTTGACGTGCTCAAGGCAGGCGGCACGGCCATTGAGGCCGCCGTTGCCACTGCCGCAGCATTGGCCGTGGTCTATCCGCACATGACCGGCATCGGGGGGGATGCCTTCTGGCTGACCATGTGGCCCGATGGAAGGGTTGAAACCATCGATGCCTGCGGTGCGGCCGCAGGCAAGGCGGATGCCGCGTTCTATCACGCCGCAGGCCATGACACGATTCCGTGGCGTGGCCCGCTTGCGGCCAACACGGTCGCGGGCACGGTATCGGGGTGGGAGATGGCCCTGTCATGGAGCCATGCCATGGCGCCGGGCCTGCCGCTTGGCCGCGTGCTGCGCGATGCGCTGTACTATGCCGAGCAGGGCGTGCCAGTCACCGCGGGCGCTGCCGAGATTACCCGCCAGAAAATGGATGAACTCAAAAACGTGCCCGGCTTTGCCGCGCAGTTCATGCCCGGCGGCAAGCTGCCGCAGGCAGGCGACATCCTGCACAACCCGCGCCTGGCCACGACGCTGCGCCAACTGGCTGATGAAGGGCTTTCCAGCTTCTATCGTGGCACGGTGGCGCGTGAACTGGCCGCCGACCTGCAGGCCCTTGGCAGCCCGTTGACCCTGGCCGACCTGCAGGCGCACAAGGCGACCCACCAGCCAGCGCTGCATGCCCGCATCCATGGCGCGGACCTGTACAACATGGCGCCCCCCACGCAGGGCGTGGCCTCGCTGCTGATCCTGGCGCTGTTTGACCGGCTCAAGGCGGCGAACGCGGATGATTTCGATTACCTGCACGGACTGGTCGAGGCCACCAAGCAGGCCTTCCGCTACCGCGACACGCATGTGGGCGATCCCGCCTACATGACCGTGCAGGCGCAGGACATCCTTGATGACCGCAAGGCGCTTGACCGCATGGCGGCCGCCATCGACCCGAACAAGGCGGCCCCCTGGCCGTGGCAGTCGCAGCAGGGCGATACGGTATGGCTGGGTGTGATCGATTCCGATGGGCTGGCCGTGAGCATGATCCAGAGCCTGTATTTTGAATATGGCTCGGGCGTGGTGCTGCCACGCACGGGTGTGGTGTGGCAGAACCGCGGTACCAGCTTCGGGCTTGACCCGCAGGGGTGGAACGGCCTGCGGCCGGGCCGCAAGCCGTTCCATACACTCAACCCGGCGGGTGCGCGCTTCGAGGATGGGCGGACCATGGTGTACGGTACCATGGGCGGCGAAGGACAGCCCCAGACACAGGCGGCCCTGTTCACCCGCTACGCGCGCTACGGCATGCCGCTGCAGCGCGCCATCACGGCGCCGCGCTGGCTGCTGGGCCGTACATGGGGGGAATCCAGCGTCAGCCTGAAATATGAAGACCGCTTCGACCCCGAGGTGATCGCCCGCATGAGTGCCGCGGGCCACCAGATGGAACGCGTGGCGCCGTTTTCCTCCATCATGGGGCATGCGGGCGCGCTGGTGCGCCACGAATCCGGCCTGCTGGAGGGGGCGAGCGACCCGCGCAGCGATGGATGTGTCGCCGCATGGTAA
- a CDS encoding AtzE family amidohydrolase produces the protein MSARAMGAALGIAAEIRAGRRNAVGVVTAVISDIEARDTRFNSVTRILGPAAVAQAEEVDKAIAAGRDPGPLAGVPFGVKDLFDVRGEVTTAGSIVLRDNLPATEDATVVARLRAAGAVPVATLNMDEFAYGFSTENAHNGTTRNPHDHARLAGGSSGGSAAAVAAGLLPFTLGSDTNGSIRIPSALCGVWGLKPTYGQMPLRGVYPFVASLDTAGPMADTLEDLMAVYAVMSGRDVSALPDVASVKVARLGGWFARNVSTELTAAIDGVMAHLGHDRVIELPEVARARASAFLISAAEGGNLHLPRLRRRSMQYDPATRSRLMAGAMLPAATFVQAQRFRRWFRAQVHEAFTQADVLVAPTTVGVAPRIDQPSIMVDGKSVSARANLGIYTQPISLAGLPVLATPLAAPGLPLGIQLIGAPGAEAKLFAVAAELQRAGLAACRPLDAGYARKEQSC, from the coding sequence ATGAGCGCGCGCGCCATGGGGGCAGCGCTTGGTATCGCGGCCGAGATACGCGCGGGCCGCCGCAACGCCGTGGGCGTGGTCACGGCCGTCATTTCCGATATCGAGGCGCGTGATACCCGCTTCAACAGCGTGACCCGCATCCTTGGCCCCGCCGCCGTGGCGCAGGCCGAGGAAGTGGACAAGGCCATTGCCGCAGGCCGCGACCCCGGCCCGCTGGCAGGCGTGCCCTTTGGCGTAAAAGACCTGTTTGACGTGCGCGGCGAGGTTACCACCGCAGGCTCCATCGTGCTGCGCGACAACCTGCCCGCTACCGAGGACGCTACCGTCGTCGCCCGCCTGCGTGCGGCTGGCGCCGTGCCGGTGGCCACCCTGAACATGGATGAATTTGCCTACGGCTTCTCGACCGAGAACGCGCATAACGGCACCACCCGCAACCCGCATGATCATGCCCGCCTTGCCGGTGGCTCGTCAGGCGGGTCGGCTGCCGCCGTGGCTGCGGGGCTGCTGCCGTTTACGCTGGGCTCGGACACCAATGGCTCGATCCGCATTCCGTCCGCGCTGTGCGGAGTGTGGGGGCTCAAGCCCACCTACGGGCAGATGCCGCTGCGTGGTGTCTATCCGTTCGTGGCCAGCCTCGATACTGCAGGCCCCATGGCCGACACGCTTGAGGACCTGATGGCGGTGTATGCCGTCATGTCCGGCCGGGACGTATCAGCCCTGCCCGATGTGGCATCGGTGAAAGTGGCGCGGCTGGGGGGCTGGTTTGCCCGCAATGTCAGCACTGAGCTGACGGCTGCGATTGATGGCGTGATGGCGCATCTGGGCCATGACCGCGTGATCGAACTGCCCGAGGTGGCGCGGGCGCGGGCATCCGCCTTCCTCATCAGTGCGGCGGAAGGGGGCAATCTGCACCTGCCCCGCCTGCGCAGGCGCTCCATGCAGTATGACCCGGCCACCCGCAGCCGCCTCATGGCAGGCGCCATGCTGCCTGCGGCCACCTTCGTGCAGGCGCAGCGCTTCCGCCGGTGGTTCCGCGCGCAGGTACATGAGGCCTTTACGCAGGCCGATGTGCTGGTGGCGCCCACCACGGTGGGCGTTGCGCCGCGTATCGACCAGCCTTCCATTATGGTGGATGGCAAGAGTGTCTCCGCGCGGGCCAATCTGGGCATTTATACCCAGCCCATCAGCCTGGCCGGGCTGCCAGTGCTGGCAACCCCGCTGGCCGCTCCGGGCCTGCCGCTGGGCATCCAGTTGATCGGCGCGCCGGGGGCTGAGGCAAAACTGTTTGCCGTGGCCGCCGAACTGCAGCGCGCGGGCCTTGCCGCCTGCCGCCCGCTTGATGCGGGTTACGCGCGGAAGGAGCAGTCATGCTGA
- a CDS encoding DUF4089 domain-containing protein, producing MSSAVSLSPSAPGVAGAEASNDHKVPPVADLARMIGLNIPVACLPDVVANTALLQGYADLVAGFVLPDDCEPAYGYVP from the coding sequence ATGAGTAGCGCTGTAAGTCTTTCGCCTTCCGCGCCGGGTGTCGCCGGTGCGGAGGCAAGCAATGACCACAAGGTTCCCCCCGTGGCTGATCTGGCCCGGATGATCGGGCTGAACATTCCGGTGGCCTGCCTGCCAGATGTCGTGGCCAATACGGCGTTGCTGCAGGGCTATGCCGACCTCGTGGCAGGCTTCGTGCTGCCCGATGACTGCGAGCCAGCCTACGGGTACGTGCCATGA